In Magnetococcales bacterium, the genomic stretch GGTTTCGGTGGATCTTCTGCAACGCCTGAACTTCTCCCATCGCAAACGGTTGCTCCAGGGTGAAGCCGGAAAAGCCACAAAAAAATTGCAGATACGGGTTCTCCTGGATCTGCAGAACCGTCTCCTCGTCGGTCCACCTCTGGCGATGTTTGATGATCACCGCACCCACCATCAACCGGGCCGGTTTGGCAGGCGTTCCCTGGTCCGCGCTCATGCCGCTGTAATAGGCGGCGGCAAACTCCTCCCAGGGAACCACCTCAGCCAGTTTGACCCACCGGTTGTTCGGGTCAAGATTTCTCTCGAATGGACTCTCAAAACCGGGCAGGCTGGGCTGCTTTTTGTCGGGCTCTCGGATCATGGGTGCAAGCCTTTTGGGCCAAAAGGGCTGAAAACCATACATCCGAATACTATCATAAATACGATTTCATGTACAGTTTCAATGTGTTGGACTTTCTGAGGATGCCCTATTTATCAGACATTAGAATCTAGAAAGATCGTTCTAAAACATAATTCTGTTCTAATCCTGCAATATCCTATTCCAATAGTTGACATATAACAATATGAATCTTATTCACCTTGTAAACTTTTCTTATCATAATATTTGAATCCTTTTTTTATCCACTCTTGATCTTCTGGATCATCTCCATGGGGAGGTGATCCATACCATTCACCCCATTCCTTTTTGGACGTCCCAGCGTGCCCCTGTGCCTATCCTGCGCCTCTGAGTAAGATCTTTTCTGGAATTCCTAATGCTTTTCCTGTGGCCCCATAATTGAAGTTACCAAAATTTTGAAATTTTCCATCTCGTTGCTTAAAGTCCCAATCCCCCTTGTTTATAACTTTCTTGTAAAACCAATGCCAATCATTTCTATGTCTTGCGGCCTCTTTAATATTATCATCAATACTGACATCTTCTGGTTCATGCTCTGGCTTTTCGGTTGTGATTTGTGTACCAGATTTTGAATAATTTCCATTGCATGTTACATATCTTATGCCAGCGTTGTTTGTCCTTGTCCAGCATTGAAAATATATAGAGTCAATTTTAGACTGAAAGATGTCAGATGTAATATTATCAAGTTCTTCTCTTTCAAGTGAAAAGTATTCGTAAATACTAAAAGGAGTCAATTCAGAAAGACGTCTCAAGTCTTCATGGGATTCACTTGTCAAGAATGCTCTGTTTGGGCTTATCGGAGTGATTTGCATGTCTGACAATATATTATTGAAACAAATTTTTTCTTGATCGGGCTTGTTGATATTTAAAAATTTGTTGTACATACGCATTCCAAGTTCAACTCTAACAATTGCTGCAATTAAAATAATCGATTTTAAATTTATATTTTTGGTAATATTAACTTCAATCAACAATCCGTAAGACGTGCTAATGCGTATTTCAAGATTACCACATGTCGATTTTTGATGCAAATGAAACATGGCAGCCTCCAAAATTTAATGACTGAAGTAGTCGATGGTGAAAGATATTAAAATTATGCCAATACTAGACAGTAAATATAATATGAAATTCTTCTCTAAATCGCACCTATCTTGGAATTCGTAGTTTTTTCGTATCGGGATCCAGGCAGCAGTCTTTCACCCAAAGCCGGTCTGCAAGTTCGTATGGAGATTGGTTGATATCGTCCTGAAATTTCGCTACACGGTCAATGAGTTTCTTGTTGGTTGTATGGCTGAAGAAATAGGTGACATCCTCGCGTAACCATCAAGTTGATGGCGTTCTTCACTTCTCCGCAGATGGCGTCCTGGATTCTTTGGAAAAAAGGGGGTGGCCACCTGTATGGCGAAACACCTGGGATTCAGGACCATGTTCATTATATCCATGAATCCAGCGCATCAGGGTCTGATAATGTCGCGAAATTCGTTTGGCCAATTGGGTGGGATAACTCCCCTGAGCCATCTCTAGAGCGCCAGCAAGCGTTCCCGAGTCCGCTGGCTCTGCATTCACAGAGCAGGTGACGCAACTCCTCCAGGGAGTGTCCCCACCGGGTATATTCTACCCTTCAGCATGTCACACCTCCGGATTAAGGAAAGTCTCATGCTGATTATGTCTTGGTTGTGATCAAGAAACTACGTATCCCGTGATCGGTGCGGTTTAGAACCATCCATCCAGAGACCGGGCCACCCGTTTGACCGGCGGAAACTGGTTGAAGGCCAGACCGTGGGCCTGGAACCAGGGGGAGTGTTCCAGCAGGGGGATCAACTCGGCCCGTTTGTTCAAGGTGCGGTCGATGCCCACTACCAGCGGGGGCGGGGTGGTGATGTGGTCGAGGCGGTTCAAGCGGCGGGGCAGTTGACTGGCGTGCCAGCGGTGAAACAGTTCCAGATGGGCCAACATCCCGCTTTGATGGCGGAAACTGAAATCCGGCACCACCAGTTCCTGACGCCCCAGATCCAGCAGGGTGGGATGGGGCAGAATTTCCCATTCCGGGATCTCTTTTTGGAACTGAGCGGCGAAGGTGACGAACTCCTCGGGGATGTAGGTGGCCACCCGACTGAAATGGGCGTGGAGACCGCTGGTTTCATCGAGTTCCAGGGAGGCGGTTTTGCCATCGATGCGGGTGGTGGCCTGGAGTTTCCAGCGGGACAGCCCGCAGACCGCCGGCAGAAAGGCGGCCAGCTTCAAGCCGTATTTGCGTTGCACGTCGAACAGGCTCAAGGGGCCGTCCAGTTCCAGGGTGAAACCGCCGACGGCGTGGGGGTCGTGGGTGACGGTGGCCAACAGTTGAAACCATTTCAGGTATTGAAAGAAAGTCCTTTGTCGTCCCGGATCCGGCTCTTGCATGCGGATGGTCAGCCGATCGGCCCAGAAAAGCGGACCCTGGGCCATGGCCATGTTGTAGCGGTGCAGCAGGGCTTCGGGTTCGATGGGGTCGAAGGCGATCAGGGGTTGACGGTCCGGGAGGTCGGCGTGGAGATCAAGGGCCAGTTGATCCGGATCCGCGCTTTGCATCGTCTGGGCCACGGCCTGACGAAAGGCTTCCAGATCGTTCATGCGGGGGGCTTTCAGATGGAGGGCCGCCGCCGCGAACGTGGCGAGACGACGCTCTTCCAGTCCCTCCAGGGATTCCCGAAAGGTGCAGCGGTCCAGCAGCAGCTTGTTCAACCCTTTGGCCACCAGCGGGGAGCGGAAGGCGTTGATGCGGGGCATGAGGGTTTCACTCAGCTCTTCCCGGCTTTGACCTTCCGCGGCGGCGTAGATCAGGGCGAGATCCCGGGCGAAGGTGCGCAGCAGTTCGTTGGTGGGATCGACAAAACGGGGCAGAATCTTGCCGCCCCGATGGTCGAAGCGCAGCAGTTCCCGATTCAACACGCTTGGTCTCCCCGTTGATAGGCCGAGTGCTGACGGCGGCGTTCGCTGGTGAAGGTTTCGGCGGTGTCTTGCGAGACCAGTTCATACAGAATGGCCTGTTTGCCCTCCCGGGGGCGGAGCAGGCGTCCCAGACGTTGCACATGTTCCCGGATTGAGCCGCTGCCCGACACGATAATGCCCACGCTCACCTCGGGCAGATCGATTCCTTCGTTGAGTACCCGTGAGTTGACCAGAAAAGGAAACTCCCCGGCCCGAAAGCCGTCGAGAAAGCGGCTGCGCTCGGAGAGTTTCGTCTTGTGGGTGATGACCGGCAGGAAAAAGGTCTCGCCGATGGCGTAGGCGGTGGCATTGTCGTCGGTGAACAGCAAAGCCCGTTCGTGGCGATGGCGGCGCATCAGGGTCCAGACCATGCGCAGCTTGGCGCGGGAGGCCCGGGCGAGTCGTTTTTGCATGCGATAGGCGGCCATGGCGGCCCGGCCCTCCTTGGAGCGGCAGCACACCATGATGAACTGGCTCCAGCCCGCCGGACGGGAGAGATTGACCCCGGTGGAACGGGCGAACTCCCGGTATTGGGCATAGGCGGCGTCGTAGGCCAGTCGCTCGTCGGGGTCGAGGGTGACGGGGATCCGTTCCAGCCGATAGGGGGCGAGAAAGGCGCCTTCCAGATCGGCAATCTCGCAGCGATAGACCAACGGGCCAAGCAGATGGAACAGTTCCTCCTCCTGGCCATCGGCCCGTTCCGGGGTGGCGGTGAGTCCCAGCCGGTAGGGTGCGACGCACATCTGGGCCGCCAGACGGGTGGTGGTGGCGGGAAGATGATGGCATTCGTCGCAGACCAGCAGGCCGAAGCGGGCGCCGATGCGCTCCATGTGGATGTAGGCCGAGTCGTAGGTGCTGACGGTGATCGGTTCCAGTTGGTACTCTCCACCTCCCAGCATGCCGATGGGCATGCCGAAGGCCTGACCGAGCTGTTCATGCCACTGTTGCACCAGATTGATGGTGGGGGCCAGAATCAGGGTATCCCGCTGGATGCGGGCGATGGCCATGCGGGCCACCAGGGTTTTGCCCGCGCCGGTGGGCAGGACCACTACCCCCTGGGAGGCGGCCTTGACCCAGGCGTCGAAGGCGGCCTGCTGGTGGGGTCGGGGCGGGTGATCGTTGTGGCTGAGGAACTGGCGGGGTTGAAAGGCCCGGGCCAGATCCTCATAGGGAACTTTCGCCCGGTGCAGGGCCAAGACGATGGGACCGTAGTGACGGGCTTCGGCCCGATGGCACTCCAGGCGGTCATCCCAGCGCAGCAGCGGGGCAGCCGGTTGCAACGCCTCGGTGGGACCGGTGACGAGCAGGGTGCCCTGATCGAAGGTGATGCGGATCATGCGGGGGGTTCTAGGGGTGGTCATCCGGGCGTCGGATCATGACCCCGAACCACAACCCGCAAGCCGCGCCGACTCCATTCATGCCCACGTCCCGCAGATCGAAATAGCGGTTGGGGAGGATCCATTGAATGGTTTCGTCGGAAAATCCCGCCATCACCACCGCCAGGTAACACCAGAGCAATCCCATGCCGCTCGGCTGTCCCATGGCCCGGAACACCAGAAATGCCAGAATGCCGTATTCCAGCAGATGGACCCGTTCCACCGGGTTGTCCATGTAGGAGGCGACCCCGAGAATGGCCATGAAGGGGAGCAGGGCCGTGAACCGTCTCGCGGCGTGGATGCGGCGGAACATGATCCAGACCACGCCGATCAGGATGCATAACAAGACGATCGAGATGATCAACCCGGTTTCCCGTTTGCCGATGAGCTTGAAGGCGGCCTGGGAGACCAGGGGAGTGAGGGGCAGGGTCAGATAGATGGTGAGCATGTAGCCCGCCACCAACGCCCAGCGGGGACCCGGATAATGGATGTGCAGATATTTGGGCAGGTCGATGAACCGGACCAGTCCGAGAAATGGATTTTTCATGGGCCATCCCCATCGATGCGGGTCGCGGGGATGGGGATGGCCGTGCGTGGCCCGCCAGGGGAGAAAACATGGGGATTGGCAATCATGGAATGCTTTCCGATCTCTCGCGGGCATTGAGGTTGATGAGGGATTAACCTTGAGTCCGTTCAAATTCCTGCATGAAGGTGATCAGGGCATCCACCCCTTCTTCCGGCATGGCGTTGTAAATGGAGGCGCGCATGCCTCCCACGGAACGATGACCTTTCAGGGTGACCAGTCCGGCGGCTTTGGCACCGGCCAGGAAGGCGTCGGTCAATTCCGGCTTGGCCAGGGTGAAGGGAACGTTCATGCGGGAACGGCTGATCGGTTCCGTGGGGCACAGATAAAACGCCGAGCTGTCGATGGCGGCGTAGAGCTTGTTGGCCTTGCGGATGTTGTGTTGTTCCATGGCCGTCACGCCGCCTTGCTCTTTGACCCATTCCAGCACCAGTCCGAGGATGTAGATGGCATAGGTGGGGGGAGTGTTGAGCATGGAGCCTTCCTTGGCCAGGGCCTGGAAATCCAGCATGCTGGGCAGATTGGCTTTGCGACCCATCAGATCCTTGCGGATGATCACCACGGTGACGCCGCTGGGACCGAGATTTTTCTGGGCGCCGGCGTAGATGATGCCGTGTTTCGAGACATCCACGGGACGGGAGAGGATGTTGGAGGAGGCATCCACCACCAGGGGGACGGAACCGGTATCCGGGAGATAGGGGTATTCGGTGCCGAAGATGGTGTTGTTGCTGGTGATGTGAACGTAGGTCGCATCGGGATTGAGGGTCAATTCCTGCTGGGTGGGGATGCGGCTGTAGTTGACGCTTTTGGTGGAGGCGGCCACTCGCACATCGGAGAAGATTTTTTTGGCTTCGGAGCAGGCTTTTTCGGACCAACTGCCGGTCATGACGTAGTCGGCGGACTGGCTGGCGGGATCGGTGATGAGGTTCATGGGGATCATGGAAAATTGCAGCGAAGCCCCCCCTTGCAAGAAGAGGACGGCATAGTCGTCTCCGATGCCCATGATTTCCCGCAGCAGGGATTCCGCCGCGGCGATGATGGCCATGTAATCCTTGGAGCGATGGCTCATTTCCATCACCGACATGCCGGAACCCCGGTAATCGATCATTTCATCTCTGGCCCGTTCCAGGACAGGCAGAGGAAGGACGGCGGGTCCGGCACTGAAATTGAAGACACGTTTCATGGGGTACAATCTCCTCGTTTGGCGGTGCAAGCCGGCATGGGGCATGGCTTGGCTGAGCCGTTTCTGATATGGTTGTTTGGACGCTGTCGGTGCCGGGTCTGCTTGGTGATACTTTTCGGCGGCAACGCGGCTTGTCTTGAGAGGGTATTCCAGCGTGCGCCAGGAGGCAAGCGGGGGAGTTGCACCGTGGGGCCTTGAGAAAAGGAAGATGGAGTCACGGGGATGGGAGAAAGAATGCGCACGGTACTGGTTGTTGACGATGACCCCCTGGCACGGTTGCATCTGGAACGCTTCCTGAAACGGGAGGGACATGCGGTCCTCATGGCCTTTGACGGTCAGCAGGGATTGGAGATGTATCGCGCCAAGTCTCCGGATCTGGTACTCATGGACGTGATGATGCCCATCATGAATGGTCACGAGGCCACGCGACGGATTCGCGCCGAATCCATGGGGGCGGATGTGCCGGTGCCGGTGATTTTTTTGACCGGCGTCGAGGACCAGGAACTGTTGGCCGAATGCCTGCGCTGTGGCGGAGATGATTTCATCTCCAAGCCCTTCAACCATGTGATCCTTCAGGCCCGTCTCAACGCCTGGTTGCGGCGTGTGGAGTTGGCGGAAAAAATCGCCATGGACCGGGAGGCCATCGAGAATGTCATTCTCAAGATGCGCAAGGATGACAGGTTTGATCCGTTTTCGATGCGTTTCATCATGACTCCTGTGGAAAAAACCACCGGAGACCTGGTGCTTTCCGCCCGTGATGAGGCGGGAGTTCAATATGTGCTGCTGGGGGATTTCACCGGACACGGTCTGGTGGCGGCGGTGTGTGGACCTTTGGTGTCGGATATTTTTCACAGCATGGTCTTGAAGGGGTGTTCTTCCCTGGAGATCTTGCAGAAAATCAACCGACAGATTCACGACCGTCTGCCGGTGGACATGTTCCTGACCGCCAGCTTCATCGCCCTGGATCGGCGGGCCGGGCGGATGATCGTCTACAATGCCGGCATGCATCCGTTGTTTTTATGTCGGAAGGGTGTCGGCCTGTCGGGTCCCCCCTCCCGATTGATGCCGTTGGGGATCATGCGTGACATCTTGATGGACGATGTGGAAGTGAGCATGCAGGTCGAGGCGGGGGATCAGATCTATTTTTATTCCGACGGTGTTTACGAGACCCAATCCCCGGATGGTCTTTTTTTCGGTGGTGAGAATCTGGATCGGGTGCTTTCCGGCATCGCCGCGTCGGGGGCGCCCCTGGAGTCGATTCACAGCGAACTGGTGCGGTTCCGGGGGGATGACGATCAGCGGGATGATATCACGTTGGTCGAATTGACGGTGTGATTTTCTGCTCGATGTGGAAACCGGCGGCAGGGATGTCTTTCCGACCTTGTCACCCCTGCCACCGGTTCAGCGTTCTACAAGGCCGCGATGGCCCTGTTTTTTCTCGGGGGTCGGTCTCAGGAAGGCTCAGGGGAAACCACTTGGTGGACGACCAGATCCAGGCGGTCCATCAGCACGGCCCCCAAGGAACGATAGAAGCGTACCGCCAGTCCAGGCATGGATTCCAGCAGGGATTGCAGATCGTGCAGGGCGATCAGTTCAAATTCGCTCTCCTCTTTGGCCACCACCGTGGCCATGATGGCGGTTCCATTCAAAAGCGAGGCAATCCCTAGCAGTTCCCCGGGTCCCAGACGGGAGATCACCACATCCTCCCCCCGCACATCCTTGACCACTTTGACCGATCCTTTGATCAACCGGTAAAGACTGTGGGCCACCACCCCTTCTTTCAGGATGATGTCGCCTTTCTTGAAGATGCGACGGGTGGATTTTTCGCTGAGTCGGGCCATGTCATCCTTGATCAGAAATCGCAACATGTCATTTTTGTTCATAAACCAAGCTCCAGAATGTAGGACGTCCGGCTCGGGACGCATCGTGTTTATCGTGTAAAAATTAAGGTCCGGGTGTGAATCGGTATCGGGTGCGTCCCGTCGGATTCCCTGTGCCGCCCGCGGTTGCATGGATACTCAGCAATAATGAAACCATAATGGTCAACAGATTGAATTTGAATAAGAAATACCGTTTTTTATGCGGGTGCAGGACTGGGAATGCCTAAGAATTAATCGATATGGAGGCGTATTGTGAGGAGGGTGATGAATAAAAAGGCGATCTTGGGTGCCCCAAAAACAAAAAGAGCCACCTGTGTGTGGGTGGCTCTTTTGGTATGCGATTCCAATGGCGCGCTCGGAAGGATTCGAACCTCCGGCCTACTGGTTCGTAGCCAGTTGCTCTATCCGGGCTGAGCTACGAGCGCATGATGCGGAATGGGGGGATTTATAATCCGTGACGTGGGAAAGGTCAAGCCGCAAAATGCAAAAAAATGGGCAATCCGGGGAAAAGATCGTGGAAAGGATGGATTGCCCGCAATCGGAAAGCGGGTGGAATGGACATGAAAGCGATTTGGATCATAGCGTTGCGTGGCATTGCCGGGGCCAGACGGGATTTTTTGCTGTTTGCCTGGGCGATTTTTTTGTCTGTGGCCATGGCCACCGGCATGGCCGCCACTGCCAAAACCCTCCAGGATGGACTGGATCGGGAAACCAGGACCATGCTGGCGGCGGATCTGCGCATCGAATCCGCCACGGCGTTTCCGGCGTTCATCCAGGCCCATTTGCGTCGGCCCGGCTGGCAGGTGGCGGAAAATTTGGAGTTCACCGCCATGGTGCGGATTCCCGGTTCCGAGCGGACCGTACTGGTGGAGGTGTTGGCCGCTGCCGATCTTCATCCTTTGCGGGGGGCGGTGGCGTTGCGTTCCGGGCTTCCCCTTCACGAGGCGATGCGGGACCAGGGAGCGGTGGTGGAACCGGCGTTGTTCGAGCGGCTCGGGCTGGAGCCTGGCGCCACCTTTGAACTGGGGGAGGCCCGTTTCCGACTGGCGGATGTGCTGCTGCGGGAACCGGATCGGGTGATGCGTTTTTTTCGTTGGGGTCCGAGATTGGTGATTCCCAAAGAGCGGGCGGTCGCCACCGGATTGTTGGGGTTCGGCAGTCGGGTGCAGCATGTCGCTTTGGTCCGGGTGCCCGATGGGGAGGATCTGGCCCGGATTGCCCGTCAGTTGGGGGAGGTGGCCGCGGGAACGGGGCTGCGGGTGATGACTCCGGCGGACAGTCAACCCGCCGCGCGCCGCTTTATTGAGCGTTTCACGCTGTTTTTGCATCTGATGACCCTCCTGACTCTCCTGACCTCCGGCAATGCCATGGCCGGGGCCATGGCGGCTCATGCGCGGGAAAATCGTGCCCAGATTGCCATTCTCAAGTCCCTGGGAGCCGGACATGCCACGGTAGTGGCCATTTTTCTGGTGCGGTTGCTGCTGATGGCCGTTCCGGCGGCGTTGGCGGGCGCAGCCCTGGGGAGTGGATTTCCGTGGCTGCTCTCCGGCTGGGGAGGGGAGGGGGGGGAGATTGTCTTCTCCGGGACGATTTTTGGGATCGGAGCCGGGGCCGGCATGGCTCTGGGGGTGATTTTTTCCCTGGGAGCGCTTTGGAGTACCCGTTTGGTCTCTCCGGCGGGTCTGTTCCGGGCGGTGGAGTGGGGGGGCGGAACCGATCTGCTCCACTGGAAATGGCGGTGGGGGGTGCCGGTGGGTATGACCTTGATGGCCGCTTTGGTTTTGGGGGGGCAGGGAGGGTGGAAAAACGGGGTGATGTTCGCCGTCGGGCTGGGGTTTTCGTTGGGGCTGCTCTGGCTGGTGGCCAGAGGCGGGATCCTGCTGTTGCGACGCCTTCGGCCCTCCCGTCTGGTCTGGCGATTGGCGGTGCGGGGACTGGTGGCCCAGGGGGCCGGTACCACGGGGGCGATTCTTTCCGTGGGACTCGGTGTGGGGGCGTTGTGCGCGATTTTCTTCCTGGAACAGAATCTTGACCGGCAGATGGTGGAGCGTTTGCCCGAACGGGTGCCGGGTTTTTTCCTGATCGACCTGCAACCCGACCAGGAGCCGGGATTGCGCCAGTTGGCCAATCGGTTCATGGGGGAGCCGGAGGGCTTGCGGGTCACGCCGGTGGTGCGGGGGCGCATTCAGGCCCTGAAAGGGGAGAAGGTCACCCCGGAGTGGGTGAAAAGTCATTCCCAGGCGTGGCGTTTCCAGCGGGATTATGTGTTGACCTGGGCGGAGAGGCTGCCTGCCGGCAACCGTTTGACCGAAGGGCGTTGGTGGCAGGATCCGGGGGCCATGGAGGCGAGTGTGGAACGGGAAATGGCCCGCGCCTTGAACCTGCGCATCGGCGATACCATCGCCTTCGACATTCTGGGGGAGGTGGTGTCGGCTGCCATCACCAGCATTCGGGAGGTGCGCTGGTCGGACATGGGGCTTAATTTTTTTGTGATCTTCTCACCGGCGGTGATGGAGGGGGCGCCGTATTCCTATCTGGCGAGCGTCATGATCGAGCCGGGTCGGGAAGAGGCCTTCCGTACCGCTGTGGTGCAGCAGTTTCACAATGTGTCGGTGATCGCGTCGCGGGAGGTGATGGAGCGGGCCAGGGAGGTATTGGAACGGTTGATCGCTTCGGTGCGACTGGCCGGGGGTATGGCGGCGGCTTCGGGTCTGACCGGGTTGGCGGTGAGCGTGACGCTGATCCGGCGGCGACGGGCGCGGGAGGCGGCTATCCGGCGACTGCTGGGGGCCACGCAACGGGATCTGGCCATCGGCGCTTTGGTGGAATATCTGTTGTTGGGGGTGATCGCCACGGTGGCGGGTGTGGTGGTGGGGCAGGGGATCACCCTGGGGGTGATGGTGATGTTGTTCAACGACGTGTGGGACTGGTTGCCGATGGCCACGTTTTTAGCCTTGGCCATCGGTTCCGCCACGGTGACCGCCACCGGCTACGCCGCCACGCGCCGGGATCTGGACAGGCCGGTCATGGAGGCGTTGCGCGGGCATGCCTGAAGGCGGAGCCGCTGTCGCGGATCAACTGGGGGAGGCTTTTTTCATCATGATGGCCCCTGATTCGGTATCGAAAATGATTTTGCGGCTGTAATCGCCTCCCATGTCGGAGGCGATGATGGGGATGTTTTCCCGCGCCAGAAGGTCCACCGCCACTTCGATGTTGCGCTCCCCCACGTTGAGCAGTCCGGAGGTGCTTTTGATCACCGCGCCACCACCAAAGACCTTGGCCACGATGTTGCGACGCAGGCAACCCATCTCGTCCATGCGTTCGATGAGTTTGGCGATGGCGATGTTGCCGTACTTGGGGGAGGGGAGACCGTCACCGTTCCACAAGGGCAATTTGTAGTGATTCATGCCCCCTTCCTTGCGCATGCGGTCCCACAGGCAGACCGCAATGCAGGAACCAAGGACAGTGGTGATGACATAGGCCCCGTTTTGCGCAAACAGGGCGCCGGGCATCAGAAAGGGTTTGCTGGGATCGCCGCCGGTGGTCATGGGTCAGAACGCCTCGACTCCGTCATCGTCGCCAAACAGGAATTCGTTGCCATCCACCGAGAAGGCATCCGCCTCGGCGTCCGAGGGGAGTTCCGGGACCGAAATGGTGAAGGTGGCTCCCTGCCGGTCCGGAGAGTGGACCGAGACGGTTCCTTGCATCAGGTCCAGCACCGCCTGGGTGATGGAGAGTCCCAGACCGTGCCCCTTGTGGCTTTTGCGCATCCCCGACTCTCCTTGCACAAAGCGGTCGAAGAGGCGATGCAACTGGGACATGTCGATACCGATGCCGGTATCGGCCACGGTCAGGGTGAGGTTTTCGTCCAGAACCTGGGCTTGGATGGTGATCTGGCCGTCATCCTGGTTAAACTCGATGGCGTTGGAGAGCAGATTGGAAAAAACCAGCCGCAGTCGTTCCGCGTCGGTTTTGAAGAGTAGACGTTCTTTTTCATCTCCTTGCGGCGTGAAGTTGACGCTCAGCCGTTTGTCCTGGATCAGATGCTGGAACGATTCGGTGGTGCTGGTGATCAGGTGGTTGATGTCCACCATGGACACTTGCAGCGAGGTGTCGCCGGACTCCAGTTCCGCAGCCGCGAAGATGTTGCGCAGTTGGAAATCCAGGCTGAACGCTTCGTTGTGGATCAGGGACGCCGCGCTGGAGACCATTTCCGGGTCCATGGCGGAAGAAATTAATTGCTGTGACAATCCGAGAATGCATGATAAAGGATTATTGATTTCATTCTTCATATGGGAAACAAAGTTGCTTTTAACCTGTTCCGACAACTGAAGTTTATGATTGACATCCTCAAGCTTCTTGCTGATCATCTTGACATCGTACAGCGCCTGTTTGGTCTGGTCGAACC encodes the following:
- a CDS encoding FtsX-like permease family protein, with the translated sequence MKAIWIIALRGIAGARRDFLLFAWAIFLSVAMATGMAATAKTLQDGLDRETRTMLAADLRIESATAFPAFIQAHLRRPGWQVAENLEFTAMVRIPGSERTVLVEVLAAADLHPLRGAVALRSGLPLHEAMRDQGAVVEPALFERLGLEPGATFELGEARFRLADVLLREPDRVMRFFRWGPRLVIPKERAVATGLLGFGSRVQHVALVRVPDGEDLARIARQLGEVAAGTGLRVMTPADSQPAARRFIERFTLFLHLMTLLTLLTSGNAMAGAMAAHARENRAQIAILKSLGAGHATVVAIFLVRLLLMAVPAALAGAALGSGFPWLLSGWGGEGGEIVFSGTIFGIGAGAGMALGVIFSLGALWSTRLVSPAGLFRAVEWGGGTDLLHWKWRWGVPVGMTLMAALVLGGQGGWKNGVMFAVGLGFSLGLLWLVARGGILLLRRLRPSRLVWRLAVRGLVAQGAGTTGAILSVGLGVGALCAIFFLEQNLDRQMVERLPERVPGFFLIDLQPDQEPGLRQLANRFMGEPEGLRVTPVVRGRIQALKGEKVTPEWVKSHSQAWRFQRDYVLTWAERLPAGNRLTEGRWWQDPGAMEASVEREMARALNLRIGDTIAFDILGEVVSAAITSIREVRWSDMGLNFFVIFSPAVMEGAPYSYLASVMIEPGREEAFRTAVVQQFHNVSVIASREVMERAREVLERLIASVRLAGGMAAASGLTGLAVSVTLIRRRRAREAAIRRLLGATQRDLAIGALVEYLLLGVIATVAGVVVGQGITLGVMVMLFNDVWDWLPMATFLALAIGSATVTATGYAATRRDLDRPVMEALRGHA
- a CDS encoding chemotaxis protein CheD, giving the protein MTTGGDPSKPFLMPGALFAQNGAYVITTVLGSCIAVCLWDRMRKEGGMNHYKLPLWNGDGLPSPKYGNIAIAKLIERMDEMGCLRRNIVAKVFGGGAVIKSTSGLLNVGERNIEVAVDLLARENIPIIASDMGGDYSRKIIFDTESGAIMMKKASPS
- a CDS encoding HAMP domain-containing histidine kinase, giving the protein MDILSDDELIIELKKRFDQTKQALYDVKMISKKLEDVNHKLQLSEQVKSNFVSHMKNEINNPLSCILGLSQQLISSAMDPEMVSSAASLIHNEAFSLDFQLRNIFAAAELESGDTSLQVSMVDINHLITSTTESFQHLIQDKRLSVNFTPQGDEKERLLFKTDAERLRLVFSNLLSNAIEFNQDDGQITIQAQVLDENLTLTVADTGIGIDMSQLHRLFDRFVQGESGMRKSHKGHGLGLSITQAVLDLMQGTVSVHSPDRQGATFTISVPELPSDAEADAFSVDGNEFLFGDDDGVEAF